Below is a window of Accipiter gentilis chromosome 31, bAccGen1.1, whole genome shotgun sequence DNA.
AACAAACACGTAGATGTTGTTGGCACTAAAAGCTTGTAGTTGTTAGCACAAGCTAATGCTGTGGTGAAGATAAGCAAACTCTTTGTAGGTTGCAAAAATAGTAAAGGAGATACTGCTTGAAAGCAGCAAGGTTTCCTTGCAACTTGTTGGTGTGGTAAAATATGACTAAGCAAGCTGCTTGAAAAGGAAATGTTATATCTCTAGCTTTATGAATCTTTAAGTATGTTGGCCAATTAATTTATTACAGTTATTACAATAATACCCAGGACCATCATCCTTGTTGAAACAGTTTAGAGTCCACAGAGAAAACAAGCTCCCCTGTCCCCTTTCTCTAATAGAGGACAAACTGAGTTAGTTTATTTTTTACCTGGAGCATCTCAGAAGTGTAGTTTCAATTCTTTGTTGTACCTCAATGCTGTGCATTCCAGTAGTTAGCCTGAAGAGCTGCTTCTGATCTTTTGTCACTCTTTGAAGAGTTTTCTGGCAGGTTATCCTGTACAATTCAGTGCTACCTCAATTAATGCAAGTCAATTGACATTTAGCATTATAATAGTCTCTGTATGTGAAGACTTtaactctttattttttcttttttttttcttcctccttcagatTGACCCCAAAGATTACACTTTTTCTGGACTGAAAGATGAAACTGTTGGTCGACTGCCTGGAAAAGTAGCAGGGCAACAATTCGTCATTCAGGACTGTGAGAACTGTAGTATCTACATATTTGACCATTCTGCTACAATCACTATTGATGACTGTGTAAACTGCCAAATCTTTTTAGGACCAATAAAAGGCAGCGTGTTTTTCCGTGACTGCAAAGATTGTAAATGCATAGTGGCCTGCCAACAGTTTCGCACTCGGGACTGCAGAAAGCTGGAGGTATTCTTGTGCTGTGCTACTCAGCCCATTATTGAGTCCTCCACAGGTATGAAATTTGGATGTTTCCAGTACTATTATCCTGAGCTTGCTTTACAATTTAAAGATGCTGGACTGAGTATCTTCAATAACACATGGAGCAACATCCATGACTTTACCCCTGTGTCAGGAGAAAATAATTGGGGTCTTTTGCCTGAGAATGCTGTAGTCCAAGATTACGTTCCTCTGCCCAGCTCTGAGGAGCTGAAAGCTGTCAGAATTTCTACTGATGCTACTAGGAGCATAATACCAATAACTCGAGGGCGGAGACAGAAAAGCAGCGATGAATCGTGTTTGGCCGTGTTTTTTGCTGGTGACTACACAACTGCAAATGCTAGGAAGTTAATTGATGAGGTAAGTGACCTTTGTCTGCATTCAGCTTTTTGAATTTCCACTTGAACTTTCCTCTGGACAGCCTCTGGTACTCCCTGAAGAGAGAACGCAGAGGCTCTGCTTGTCTACTAACCATACTGATCAACTGCACTGTTAAAACCTTAAAGCAAGGTAAGAGACTGGAGCTTATCTGATCACAGTTGTTTTACAGCTGACATCCTGTGACTAGCACATCTGTCCTCTAATAGTTCAGTATACTTTTCCATCATGGCACAGCAAAGCTATGTTCTGAAGAAAATGTGTAGCTGATTTGATGTACTTGGCCAAATGTAGTGTAAGTGATTGGCAATGCTTGTGAAAGGGATACAGCCAATTAACTTGTTAGCTTATTGCCCCAAAAGTCACAGCTAACAAAACTGTCCTGAAAGTTTTTCCAGTACTaacagagactttttaaaaaaataacatgttaAATTGTAGCCTCCCTGCCACCCagtattggaattttttttctggaagaggcaGTGAGTGTTTGTCAGGGTTGGTCAGCTGTCTTTCATTACTTAAATAGCTGGTGCtgtcatattatttttttttttttttccctgtgaagcagcagcttccaggCTTGGCTGAGTTTGGGCTTTCCTGGGGCTAAAATCTGGGAGTGGCTGGCTGCTTTTAGCACCCTGGAGTGCCAAGGATGACAGAGCAGAGCCAGCAACCATGAGCTACAGCTTCTGAGATATCTGCAAAAGCTGCTGATCCCAGTGTTGTATGATCAACAAAACTGATGGAGCTCTTTCCCTGGGGTTTTTAACTGCAAGGAAAGCAAGCTGTAGGGTGTTTCCATGCCCTCCCACTGCCCAGTTGGATTTTTATGGAACTGGAGTTGCTAACAGCTACTTGAGTGAACGGAGATAATGATACTTATGGGTTGTTTTTTCTGAAGGAGGAATAGCTACAGTGAAGAGGGTAATAGGTGGGTTCTCCTGTGTTAGTAGTTCTTTAGAAATTAGAGTTAAGATGCTAAAAGATTAGTTAGATTCTGTGGAAATCTTACTGCTCTGTAGATTAATGGATGCTTTGGAAGTACAAATACAGTTGCTCCTTCTCCACATGCCTTTAGTTTCATATTACATTTGAAGTAAAAAGCTGTGTGTGTTTGAAAGTTTGTAACtatttttccaaaatggaaaactTCAGCGGTGGATAGATGAGAGTTTGAGCTAATGCTCGACTGAACTATTGCAGGCTAATGAGAACTAACTGCTTGACTCCAGATGCTGAGTGCTTTTAACTCCCATTAGTTTCAGCTTGTGAGggattggggagaaaaaaacacaaccctgGGCCataatataaaacaaaaccaTTCACATTTACTCCTAGGTGCGCTAGGGCAGAGGAGAAAATCTGGA
It encodes the following:
- the RP2 gene encoding protein XRP2, which gives rise to MGCFFSRRRKPAQGGQQQQQQAAAAGGAGQDAAAGEEKAPQYSWDQRAKIDPKDYTFSGLKDETVGRLPGKVAGQQFVIQDCENCSIYIFDHSATITIDDCVNCQIFLGPIKGSVFFRDCKDCKCIVACQQFRTRDCRKLEVFLCCATQPIIESSTGMKFGCFQYYYPELALQFKDAGLSIFNNTWSNIHDFTPVSGENNWGLLPENAVVQDYVPLPSSEELKAVRISTDATRSIIPITRGRRQKSSDESCLAVFFAGDYTTANARKLIDEMTGKGFQLVQTKEVLMKAEDAHRVFQQCASEFIPLLDKGPVVALEFNGDGAVEGCRSIINDVFSGTKVFVSESKASAAQDVDNFYNFADMQMGM